A part of Asterias rubens chromosome 14, eAstRub1.3, whole genome shotgun sequence genomic DNA contains:
- the LOC117299085 gene encoding uncharacterized protein LOC117299085 isoform X2, with product MKSSFSTTSSDNHHSMLPVTRIPATLVLLFTLVHIHARHTTILPGVPDLSDTKMSYKYIDKLSLSNDHRREIQEILQGFDAQHEKLLAEYQAEKYRPFTIGLQQTSEQLKSTYKRSHRYR from the exons ATGAAGAGTAGCTTTTCAACTACGTCATCAG ATAATCATCATTCCATGTTACCAGtgaccaggataccagccactcTGGTTCTCTTGTTCACGTTGGTCCATATTCATGCTCGACATACTACAATACTCCCAGGTGTTCCAGACTTGTCGGATACCAAGATGTCGTACAAATACATTGATAAGTTAAGTCTATCGAACGACCATAGACGAGAGATTCAGGAGATACTGCAGGGCTTTGACGCCCAGCATGAAAAGCTGCTAGCAGAGTACCAGGCAGAGAAATACAGACCGTTCACCATCG GGCTTCAGCAGACTTCGGAACAGCTAAAGAGTACTTATAAGAGAAGCCATCGCTATCGCTGA
- the LOC117299085 gene encoding uncharacterized protein LOC117299085 isoform X1, giving the protein MALAMLQKPIYMGSNNHHSMLPVTRIPATLVLLFTLVHIHARHTTILPGVPDLSDTKMSYKYIDKLSLSNDHRREIQEILQGFDAQHEKLLAEYQAEKYRPFTIGLQQTSEQLKSTYKRSHRYR; this is encoded by the exons atggctctggccatgctccaaaaacctatttatatgggATCAA ATAATCATCATTCCATGTTACCAGtgaccaggataccagccactcTGGTTCTCTTGTTCACGTTGGTCCATATTCATGCTCGACATACTACAATACTCCCAGGTGTTCCAGACTTGTCGGATACCAAGATGTCGTACAAATACATTGATAAGTTAAGTCTATCGAACGACCATAGACGAGAGATTCAGGAGATACTGCAGGGCTTTGACGCCCAGCATGAAAAGCTGCTAGCAGAGTACCAGGCAGAGAAATACAGACCGTTCACCATCG GGCTTCAGCAGACTTCGGAACAGCTAAAGAGTACTTATAAGAGAAGCCATCGCTATCGCTGA
- the LOC117299085 gene encoding uncharacterized protein LOC117299085 isoform X3, whose translation MLPVTRIPATLVLLFTLVHIHARHTTILPGVPDLSDTKMSYKYIDKLSLSNDHRREIQEILQGFDAQHEKLLAEYQAEKYRPFTIGLQQTSEQLKSTYKRSHRYR comes from the exons ATGTTACCAGtgaccaggataccagccactcTGGTTCTCTTGTTCACGTTGGTCCATATTCATGCTCGACATACTACAATACTCCCAGGTGTTCCAGACTTGTCGGATACCAAGATGTCGTACAAATACATTGATAAGTTAAGTCTATCGAACGACCATAGACGAGAGATTCAGGAGATACTGCAGGGCTTTGACGCCCAGCATGAAAAGCTGCTAGCAGAGTACCAGGCAGAGAAATACAGACCGTTCACCATCG GGCTTCAGCAGACTTCGGAACAGCTAAAGAGTACTTATAAGAGAAGCCATCGCTATCGCTGA
- the LOC117299380 gene encoding uncharacterized protein LOC117299380 has protein sequence MSPLDYDMALVYHAIHLELSDRIGYLVMKSRALNCLGKIYTALKDNETAILLLVICLEVHSQTGNHRGLGMAYGNIGTVYRAIGPDGHATDRRHSCPLQHFQCGYHQPHRCLPDRDRSVSRGNGRGHLLQLAVTGGRNGLDVSRFHHQRKAKCHF, from the exons ATGAGCCCACTGGACTACGACATGGCCTTGGTCTACCACGCCATACACCTGGAGCTGTCCGACAGGATCGGATACTTGGTGATGAAGTCGCGTGCCTTAAACTGCCTCGGCAAGATATACACAG CTCTGAAGGACAATGAGACGGCCATCTTGCTCCTTGTGATATGCTTGGAAGTCCACAGTCAAACGGGAAACCATCGCGGACTGGGCATGGCCTACGGGAACATCGGTACGGTGTACCGAGCCATTG GTCCAGACGGACATGCAACAGATCGACGACACTCATGTCctcttcaacattttcaatGCGGCTACCATCAACCACATCGTTGTCTTCCTGACCGGGACCGGAGCGTTTCCAGAGGGAATGGGCGGGGCCATCTACTTCAGTTGGCCGTCACCGGAGGGCGAAATGGTCTGGATGTTTCTCGGTTTCATCACCAACGAAAAGCCAAGTGCCATTTTTAA